One stretch of Sander vitreus isolate 19-12246 chromosome 16, sanVit1, whole genome shotgun sequence DNA includes these proteins:
- the LOC144531770 gene encoding uncharacterized protein LOC144531770 isoform X2, whose translation MPNPNCDYIREQDATERFSTSEWNSRLVSSTQATFKMSICSSDKKSFRRKQKDKMRESISPSSFLLQTDHMVERPCMNTAEVGVSTPNLISVKTEPGLDETGAIDLSQPSSHLNLTMRPIKNESTEVSFDSHDAYAPLPPSTGLEQESRGSDSEVKVTIVSDTYMQDGQFIKTEEEEQSGVLQYGDNDIFSKQELEHAMRYYPESEIDPEAASRQVVEPEVMVQEKNAAVPADGFLEIRDNFLRCPTCPKTFSRAASLNIHIKTHSAEKTHSCSYCGKRFGRADLLKSHKRTHTGERPYSCNVCSKTYAHPSQLRIHKRVHTGEKPYSCSHCGKRFNEHNQLKVHLRTHTGERPYSCQECGKTFSNAGNLRIHERIHTGEKPYCCAQCGKRFNGLGDLKTHYRIHTGERPYSCELCKKTFSQAGHLTIHMRMHTGERPYSCNECGKKFTVASSLKLHQRTHTGEKEYSCSYCSKSFSRSGHLKRHELVHTKEKVFLCSQCGKTYTDQSSLKKHLKMHAVKEQKAQSEGSTSEAETNRPSASETLSEIRTKVLEDE comes from the exons atgcccaaccctaactgtgact atattCGTGAACAAGATGCCACTGAAAGGTTTTCCACTTCAGAATGGAACAGTCGTCTCGTCAGCTCCACCCAGGCCACGTTCAAGATGTCCATATGCAGCAGTGACAAGAAGAGCTTCAGGAGGAAGCAGAAAGACAAGATGAGGGAGAGCATATCCCCTTCCTCCTTTTTACTGCAGACTGATCATATGGTAGAAAGACCATGTATGAACACAGCAGAGGTGGGTGTGTCCACCCCAAACTTGATATCTGTAAAAACAGAGCCTGGCCTGGATGAAACCGGTGCTATTGACCTCTCCCAGCCTTCATCCCATCTCAATCTGACAATGAGGCCAATAAAAAATGAGAGCACGGAGGTCAGTTTTGACAGTCATGATGCATATGCACCGCTGCCGCCATCAACAGGCCTTGAACAAGAATCCAGAGGCAGTGACAGTGAAGTTAAAGTCACCATTGTTTCTGACACTTACATGCAGGATGGACAGTTCATtaagacagaggaagaggagcagagtgGCGTGTTGCAGTATGGTGACAATGACATTTTCTCTAAGCAAGAGTTGGAGCATGCAATGAGATATTACCCTGAATCAGAAATAGATCCCGAGGCAGCAAGCAGACAGGTTGTGGAGCCAGAAGTAATGGTGCAGGAGAAAAACGCCGCTGTTCCCGCAGATGGGTTTTTGGAGATCCGTGACAACTTTCTGCGCTGTCCCACCTGTCCCAAAACATTTAGTCGAGCAGCCTCGCTCAACATCCACATCAAGACTCACAGCGCTGAAAAGACGCACAGCTGCAGCTACTGTGGCAAACGCTTTGGCCGGGCCGATCTCCTCAAATCCCACAAGCGTACCCACACAGGAGAAAGACCCTATAGTTGCAACGTCTGCAGTAAAACATACGCCCATCCCAGTCAGCTCAGGATACACAAACGCGtccacactggagagaagccgtattCCTGCTCGCACTGTGGGAAGCGCTTCAACGAGCACAACCAGCTCAAAGTCCACTTGCGGACACACACTGGGGAGAGGCCTTACAGCTGCCAGGAGTGCGGCAAAACTTTCAGCAATGCAGGCAACCTGCGTATACACGAGAGGATCCACACCGGCGAGAAGCCATACTGCTGCGCTCAGTGTGGGAAAAGGTTCAACGGCTTGGGTGACCTCAAAACACACTACAGGATTCACACTGGTGAGAGGCCATACAGCTGTGAGCTGTGTAAAAAGACCTTCAGCCAGGCGGGCCACCTGACCATACACATGCGGATGCACACGGGAGAAAGGCCGTACAGCTGCAACGAGTGCGGCAAGAAGTTCACGGTGGCGAGCAGCCTGAAACTGCACCAGAGGACTCACACCGGAGAGAAGGAGTACAGCTGCTCGTACTGCAGCAAGAGCTTCAGCAGGTCGGGTCATCTGAAGAGACACGAACTGGTGCACACCAAAGAGAAGGTCTTCCTCTGCAGCCAGTGTGGAAAGACCTACACTGACCAGTCCTCCCTTAAAAAGCACCTGAAGATGCACGCGGTCAAGGAGCAGAAGGCTCAGAGCGAGGGAAGCACCAGCGAGGCGGAAACAAACCGCCCTTCAGCTTCGGAGACACTTTCAGAAATTAGAACCAAAGTCTTAGAAGATGAGTAA
- the LOC144531770 gene encoding uncharacterized protein LOC144531770 isoform X1, with the protein MAKSSDLKLFLESSLNEIFKATVSDILDSVDRTLSEYQGTIHRIESENEGLKRLLFAQQSTESAAKDIREQDATERFSTSEWNSRLVSSTQATFKMSICSSDKKSFRRKQKDKMRESISPSSFLLQTDHMVERPCMNTAEVGVSTPNLISVKTEPGLDETGAIDLSQPSSHLNLTMRPIKNESTEVSFDSHDAYAPLPPSTGLEQESRGSDSEVKVTIVSDTYMQDGQFIKTEEEEQSGVLQYGDNDIFSKQELEHAMRYYPESEIDPEAASRQVVEPEVMVQEKNAAVPADGFLEIRDNFLRCPTCPKTFSRAASLNIHIKTHSAEKTHSCSYCGKRFGRADLLKSHKRTHTGERPYSCNVCSKTYAHPSQLRIHKRVHTGEKPYSCSHCGKRFNEHNQLKVHLRTHTGERPYSCQECGKTFSNAGNLRIHERIHTGEKPYCCAQCGKRFNGLGDLKTHYRIHTGERPYSCELCKKTFSQAGHLTIHMRMHTGERPYSCNECGKKFTVASSLKLHQRTHTGEKEYSCSYCSKSFSRSGHLKRHELVHTKEKVFLCSQCGKTYTDQSSLKKHLKMHAVKEQKAQSEGSTSEAETNRPSASETLSEIRTKVLEDE; encoded by the exons ATGGCCAAGTCGAGTGATCTGAAACTCTTCCTGGAGTCTTCTCTGAATGAGATATTTAAAGCCACAGTAAGCGACATCCTGGACTCAGTGGACCGGACCCTGTCTGAGTACCAGGGCACAATACACAGGATCGAGTCTGAAAACGAGGGCCTGAAGCGGCTGCTGTTTGCACAGCAAAGTACCGAGTCTGCTGCAAAAG atattCGTGAACAAGATGCCACTGAAAGGTTTTCCACTTCAGAATGGAACAGTCGTCTCGTCAGCTCCACCCAGGCCACGTTCAAGATGTCCATATGCAGCAGTGACAAGAAGAGCTTCAGGAGGAAGCAGAAAGACAAGATGAGGGAGAGCATATCCCCTTCCTCCTTTTTACTGCAGACTGATCATATGGTAGAAAGACCATGTATGAACACAGCAGAGGTGGGTGTGTCCACCCCAAACTTGATATCTGTAAAAACAGAGCCTGGCCTGGATGAAACCGGTGCTATTGACCTCTCCCAGCCTTCATCCCATCTCAATCTGACAATGAGGCCAATAAAAAATGAGAGCACGGAGGTCAGTTTTGACAGTCATGATGCATATGCACCGCTGCCGCCATCAACAGGCCTTGAACAAGAATCCAGAGGCAGTGACAGTGAAGTTAAAGTCACCATTGTTTCTGACACTTACATGCAGGATGGACAGTTCATtaagacagaggaagaggagcagagtgGCGTGTTGCAGTATGGTGACAATGACATTTTCTCTAAGCAAGAGTTGGAGCATGCAATGAGATATTACCCTGAATCAGAAATAGATCCCGAGGCAGCAAGCAGACAGGTTGTGGAGCCAGAAGTAATGGTGCAGGAGAAAAACGCCGCTGTTCCCGCAGATGGGTTTTTGGAGATCCGTGACAACTTTCTGCGCTGTCCCACCTGTCCCAAAACATTTAGTCGAGCAGCCTCGCTCAACATCCACATCAAGACTCACAGCGCTGAAAAGACGCACAGCTGCAGCTACTGTGGCAAACGCTTTGGCCGGGCCGATCTCCTCAAATCCCACAAGCGTACCCACACAGGAGAAAGACCCTATAGTTGCAACGTCTGCAGTAAAACATACGCCCATCCCAGTCAGCTCAGGATACACAAACGCGtccacactggagagaagccgtattCCTGCTCGCACTGTGGGAAGCGCTTCAACGAGCACAACCAGCTCAAAGTCCACTTGCGGACACACACTGGGGAGAGGCCTTACAGCTGCCAGGAGTGCGGCAAAACTTTCAGCAATGCAGGCAACCTGCGTATACACGAGAGGATCCACACCGGCGAGAAGCCATACTGCTGCGCTCAGTGTGGGAAAAGGTTCAACGGCTTGGGTGACCTCAAAACACACTACAGGATTCACACTGGTGAGAGGCCATACAGCTGTGAGCTGTGTAAAAAGACCTTCAGCCAGGCGGGCCACCTGACCATACACATGCGGATGCACACGGGAGAAAGGCCGTACAGCTGCAACGAGTGCGGCAAGAAGTTCACGGTGGCGAGCAGCCTGAAACTGCACCAGAGGACTCACACCGGAGAGAAGGAGTACAGCTGCTCGTACTGCAGCAAGAGCTTCAGCAGGTCGGGTCATCTGAAGAGACACGAACTGGTGCACACCAAAGAGAAGGTCTTCCTCTGCAGCCAGTGTGGAAAGACCTACACTGACCAGTCCTCCCTTAAAAAGCACCTGAAGATGCACGCGGTCAAGGAGCAGAAGGCTCAGAGCGAGGGAAGCACCAGCGAGGCGGAAACAAACCGCCCTTCAGCTTCGGAGACACTTTCAGAAATTAGAACCAAAGTCTTAGAAGATGAGTAA
- the LOC144531770 gene encoding uncharacterized protein LOC144531770 isoform X3, with product MSICSSDKKSFRRKQKDKMRESISPSSFLLQTDHMVERPCMNTAEVGVSTPNLISVKTEPGLDETGAIDLSQPSSHLNLTMRPIKNESTEVSFDSHDAYAPLPPSTGLEQESRGSDSEVKVTIVSDTYMQDGQFIKTEEEEQSGVLQYGDNDIFSKQELEHAMRYYPESEIDPEAASRQVVEPEVMVQEKNAAVPADGFLEIRDNFLRCPTCPKTFSRAASLNIHIKTHSAEKTHSCSYCGKRFGRADLLKSHKRTHTGERPYSCNVCSKTYAHPSQLRIHKRVHTGEKPYSCSHCGKRFNEHNQLKVHLRTHTGERPYSCQECGKTFSNAGNLRIHERIHTGEKPYCCAQCGKRFNGLGDLKTHYRIHTGERPYSCELCKKTFSQAGHLTIHMRMHTGERPYSCNECGKKFTVASSLKLHQRTHTGEKEYSCSYCSKSFSRSGHLKRHELVHTKEKVFLCSQCGKTYTDQSSLKKHLKMHAVKEQKAQSEGSTSEAETNRPSASETLSEIRTKVLEDE from the coding sequence ATGTCCATATGCAGCAGTGACAAGAAGAGCTTCAGGAGGAAGCAGAAAGACAAGATGAGGGAGAGCATATCCCCTTCCTCCTTTTTACTGCAGACTGATCATATGGTAGAAAGACCATGTATGAACACAGCAGAGGTGGGTGTGTCCACCCCAAACTTGATATCTGTAAAAACAGAGCCTGGCCTGGATGAAACCGGTGCTATTGACCTCTCCCAGCCTTCATCCCATCTCAATCTGACAATGAGGCCAATAAAAAATGAGAGCACGGAGGTCAGTTTTGACAGTCATGATGCATATGCACCGCTGCCGCCATCAACAGGCCTTGAACAAGAATCCAGAGGCAGTGACAGTGAAGTTAAAGTCACCATTGTTTCTGACACTTACATGCAGGATGGACAGTTCATtaagacagaggaagaggagcagagtgGCGTGTTGCAGTATGGTGACAATGACATTTTCTCTAAGCAAGAGTTGGAGCATGCAATGAGATATTACCCTGAATCAGAAATAGATCCCGAGGCAGCAAGCAGACAGGTTGTGGAGCCAGAAGTAATGGTGCAGGAGAAAAACGCCGCTGTTCCCGCAGATGGGTTTTTGGAGATCCGTGACAACTTTCTGCGCTGTCCCACCTGTCCCAAAACATTTAGTCGAGCAGCCTCGCTCAACATCCACATCAAGACTCACAGCGCTGAAAAGACGCACAGCTGCAGCTACTGTGGCAAACGCTTTGGCCGGGCCGATCTCCTCAAATCCCACAAGCGTACCCACACAGGAGAAAGACCCTATAGTTGCAACGTCTGCAGTAAAACATACGCCCATCCCAGTCAGCTCAGGATACACAAACGCGtccacactggagagaagccgtattCCTGCTCGCACTGTGGGAAGCGCTTCAACGAGCACAACCAGCTCAAAGTCCACTTGCGGACACACACTGGGGAGAGGCCTTACAGCTGCCAGGAGTGCGGCAAAACTTTCAGCAATGCAGGCAACCTGCGTATACACGAGAGGATCCACACCGGCGAGAAGCCATACTGCTGCGCTCAGTGTGGGAAAAGGTTCAACGGCTTGGGTGACCTCAAAACACACTACAGGATTCACACTGGTGAGAGGCCATACAGCTGTGAGCTGTGTAAAAAGACCTTCAGCCAGGCGGGCCACCTGACCATACACATGCGGATGCACACGGGAGAAAGGCCGTACAGCTGCAACGAGTGCGGCAAGAAGTTCACGGTGGCGAGCAGCCTGAAACTGCACCAGAGGACTCACACCGGAGAGAAGGAGTACAGCTGCTCGTACTGCAGCAAGAGCTTCAGCAGGTCGGGTCATCTGAAGAGACACGAACTGGTGCACACCAAAGAGAAGGTCTTCCTCTGCAGCCAGTGTGGAAAGACCTACACTGACCAGTCCTCCCTTAAAAAGCACCTGAAGATGCACGCGGTCAAGGAGCAGAAGGCTCAGAGCGAGGGAAGCACCAGCGAGGCGGAAACAAACCGCCCTTCAGCTTCGGAGACACTTTCAGAAATTAGAACCAAAGTCTTAGAAGATGAGTAA